Genomic window (Candidatus Nitrosocosmicus franklandus):
CCCAAGCCAATTTTTGATTCTCAAAATCCCGAGAATAGCGATAATGGATCTGGAATGCACGTGAGTATAAGCCTGTGGACAAAATTATCCGACAGCGATCGAAATCTCTTTTATGACGAAACAGATCCGTATGGAGAGTTGAGTCAAACTGGTCGTTATTTTATTGGAGGTATACTTGAACATGCTGGTGCGTTGTCTGCACTAGTGACGCCTACAGTAAATTCTTATAAAAGGATCGTCCCCGGTTTTGAAGCTCCAGTATACATTGCATGGGCTAGAGGAAATAGATCTGCTGTTGTAAGGGTTCCGATTAACGAAAAGAAGAGTGCCAACTCTAAGCGAATTGAATATCGCGCTCCCGACCCATCAGCAAATCCATACTTGGCTTTTTCTGCCATAGTTGCAGCGGGACTAGATGGCATCAATAAGAAAGTTGATCCGGGAGATCCAGTTAGTGAGGATATTTACAAAATGAGTGATTCAAAACGAAAGGAGTTAGGAATAAAAATACTTCCTGGTAGCCTGGCAGACGGATTGAATGCATTAAGGACTGACTCAACATTTTTGAATATCTGCTTTCACTCGGATTTGATTAACACTTATTTGGATTTAAAGGAAAAAGAAATTTTGGAATTAGGAAATGATCAGTCATTAGGTAGCCAGTTCATGCTGTATTATGATGTTTAATCAATCCTCTTAAGTATTTCTCAACATATACTGTCTACAGAAAAATTCTGTCTAAATAAGAAACTACCAACCTAATATATAGGATCATCGTTATTTTTTTGTTAAATTTAACGTCTACGTTCTTTTCTTAATAACACTAGCCCATCTGTATCATTGGGATTCATATAGATCTCGCCACGCATGGCTTCCTTGATTCCTACTATAGGTTCTTCACATTCTGGACACAATTGAAAATAGATAAAAATATTTACATTTCTCTTGTTTTTTCCAACTATTGCATTATTCATTTTTGGATGAAACTGAGTCAGACATGTAGGACATTCCATCAAACACCAAGACTCTAATCGGACATATTTAAGTTCGGATTCTTGCTCTTTAAGGCTGAAATCCTGCTTCTGATATCTTCTAAATTTGTTTCATGATATCTTAAAAGCGATCCAAATGATAGCTGTGACTCAAACACCCAAGATAGATCTAGCCGAATGGTCTGCCTGACGCGTTTATTTCTTCAAGGTGCATATATATACTAAAATCACTAGTATATTGAGATGTCTTTTTTCAAGCAAGTATTTTCTCTGCCCGTGTTTTCAATAGTACTTGCTAGAATATTTTATGCTGTCAATTGGTTCAATATATCTTCAATATTTTATCTAATCTTGATTGATTTTAACCAAGATGTATCAATGCTTGGATTGATTACATCAGGCTTTCTTATCGGTATAGGGTTATTTCAAATTCCTGCGGGAATACTTGCTGCAAAATATGATCCACGATTAATTATTGTTTTTGGAACAATGTTGCTCTCAATATCTTCGCTCTTGTCTGGATTGGTAACAGAAATTTATCAAATGGTATTCTTGAGATTTTTAGTAGGCGTAGGAATGGCCTTCTTCTTTGGACCCAGCGTTATATTGATTTCTAAGTACTTAGGAAAAGGATCTGATGGCCTGGGAATAGGAATCTTGAATTCTGCTCACTCATTGGGCGGGATAATAGGAATATTTGGCTGGATAGTTATAGCAGAAATTACCGGTTGGCGAACAAGTTTACTCGTAAGTGGTATACTAGGAATTATAAGTGGAATGTTATTATATTATACTATATTTAGTAAAGATGGTAGATCTGGTGTCTTTAAAAATGAGCGGGGCGAAAACGTACAAGGACATACACTACCAGGTCCCAAAATTCGCCTAGAGAAGAATTCAGTTGGAAACAAGCCAATTTCTGAATTTCAGATCACCTTCACTAGCTTGAGATCTCTAATGTTAAATAAGTCATTGATTATAGTTGCACTTTCTCTTCTAGGTATTCAAATAGGTTGGAATCTGATTTCAACATTTATTGTATTATACCTTAAATTCGAATTTGATGCTACATCGATGATGGCTGGTATAATTGGAGGTTTGACCTTAATTGTGAATGTTATATTTGCACCATTTTTTGGTAAACTGTATGATCTCTTGTCAAAGACAAAATGGGAGATGAGTGATATTGTTCTATTAATAATATGTGGAACCATTATTTCTGTAAACATGATTCTATTTTCATTTTCCGAAATGTCAATACTTTTACCTGGTATCATTCTTATTGGTATTTTCGCATCAGGCGGGTTTGTAATTCCCTATACCATGGCGAGAAGAATTGCTGTTGAGAAATTAAAGATGCCCAATTATGAAATATTGGCAGTTGGTTTTGTAAATGGATTATCACTTTTGGGTGCTTTTTGGGTACCTTTTTTGTTTTCTTTGTTAGTAAAAACATTCAACTACTCGACTGCATGGATTATTGGAGGTTTGCTGACAGTTGCGTTCATAATTCCAATCATTAAACTTAAATATTAAATGTAAATTATTCCAGTGTTGAAATTTATACTTCATGCTGCTATGCTTCAACATCATTTAACTCAAGTATTAATAACGTTCTTTTTGGGTAACATTTGAAATATGATAAATAGAATTTATTGAAGGATATCATTTTTCTTGTCTATTATTTATCTGCAGAAGTCATTCGATATGACTTGTTCTCGATTTGGATATTTTCCATGAATGTTTATTCTCGCATGCTAAATATTTGAATCATAAAACAATATGTAGACAAACTTGGGGAAATTGATAAAATGAATATATATTGAATAATACAACATGATTTTACTTAATATGAGAATGTTGCTAAATATTATATGTTTATAAATTATTATCCTTAGTTTTGAAAGTTTATGTAACTATACAATAGAATCGTTATTCTAGTTATTGAATATTTGATAAATATGAATTTTTAAGTTCTAAAAGACATACTCTGAAATCCTTTTTTGATATCTTATTGACTGTATAAACACACTTTTGCTTATCCATTCTTTTTTGGAAAGTTTCATATTTGTACATGCATGTCCAAGTGCTTCATCAAGATTGTCAAAGATTTCTCCCTTCCTTTTCATTGCCATCCTGATTCCCTCTCTAATTTGCCAAACTCCGACGGGAAGCACATACTCGGGATAGATTTCTCTCAAGACTATTGCAGATGCCTTCTTTCTATGCTGGTTCAAGTATTCGGTGACTGCAAGTCTTGCGGCAAAATAAGAACCGCATATTTTTGGATAATTCTTTAATAAACCAGATATCTCAGTATCTGATTCTATATCTACTTTCCCATCGCTGTTGAACCAGGCTTCATTCATTTCAAAATTCCATATATGGTCTGGGATCAAAATGACCGCAAAATTGTTTGCCAAATGTATATATCGAAATAACAGGAAACTGTCAATTGAAGAATAATCTGTCAACCTTCCAATCAGATTGGCCGATATAATTTGATCTATTGCTGTTATGCTCCATTTTGTAGGGACTATTTTTCTTCTTTTTCTTGAACCCAAAACTCCTACGCTAAAAACTTTACTTAAATTACTAATTTCTATTCCTTCGTTATAAAGGCGATTGACAGCTTCATGTGCGCTCAAATCCTTATCATAGTAAGCTTTTTCTATCTTTTTGTTAACACTGATTCCCGTGGGAATTTTTAGGTTCTTTATTTGTGATGCAAATCCAAATTGTATGGCATCTGAGTCTGTCACTGATAGATTATTCATCTCTTCGAATTTCAGACTTGGTTTCTTATCGAATGTAACTTCGACTTCAATGGATTTATTTGCCATTGCTAATTCCTGTAACAATTCGGTTTGTCTGTTATTATTAATATCCAGAAACGCTGATGTTAAAATTGTTCCTCGTATCAAAGATAACCTGTAGTTAATCAAATCTTCCAATTTCCTCCCTGCCCATTTTTCTGGATGATCTAATATCTTTATATCACCAGAAGTCGTCGAAACTAAAGGTCCTATATTCACTTTGGGGTACAAATAACTTCCGACAAACACTGATGGCGGAGACCGTCCTGTCAGATTTTCGGTAACTTTGCTTAACTTTTCTTTTAATAGATTATTCCAGTTTTGTCTTATTCTTTCTTTTATTTCGCTACTACTTCTTGATGACATCGGATGGAAATTAGATGTCCAAAAACCTATTTTAATGTAATAACAATAAGCTTGTTACTTATATTCGTATGTTGAATAGAAAGTACAAAATAAATGATCATCATTTCGTTAACCTATTTCAGGTTTTTCAATAAATCGTTTGCAGAGAGTGTATTGAGTATGTCACCTCTTTCTGCCCATCCTCTCCTTGCCTGTGCAATTCCAAATTTTAAGAACGTATAATGCAGAGGATGATGTGCATCTGAGTCTATGACTAATTTTACTCCTTTCTCTATTGCCATCCTAATATGTTCATCCTTTAAGTCAAGTCGATTATAATGCGCATCAATTTCTAATATTGTGTCAGTTTCTAGGGCAATTGATAGCAATTTTGAGATGTTGATAGGGTAACCTTCTCTCTTGTTGATGATTCTACCCGTAGGATGAAATATTATGTCTACGCTAGGATTCTGAGCGGCTTTAATTAGCCTTTCTGTTTGAATATCTTCAGATAAATTGAAATTTGAATGAATGGCTGCTCCTACTATATCAAGCTTATCTAAAACATTATTTGAAATATCGAGTGACCCATCCTTCAGGATATTTACTTCAGCGGCTGTCAATATCTTGAATGTCCCGTTGATCTTGTTTCGACTATTCTTCGAATTCTTTGCGTTAGACTCTTTGAGATACTTGTTTAAGTGTTTGGTTATATTTGGTCTATTTTCTTGGGAAAAAAACTCTCCACTTTTGATCCGATCATTGATCTCGCTAATTTCGTTTGATTGATCTAATAATTGATGTTCGTCTAGTCCTCTAGCAATACTCAAACTCTTCGTGTGATCTGTAATTGCAATATAATCCAGTCCAAATATTGTTCTCGCGTAAAAAGCCATTTCCTCAACGGACAACTGGCCGTCTGTATTGCTTGAATGAACTTGAAGATCTCCCTTGAGGGATTCATAACTTATTAGATTCTGAATTTTTTGTTGCCAGATCTTAGATCCTTTTTTGGCCATTTGTATTTCTCCTTGATTCTCTCTCATTTCCGGAGGGATCCATTCCAGATCTAGCCGGTTGTATATTTCCGATTCAGATTCGCCAGCTAATTTTTGACCTGTTGAGTTATCAAATAATCCCCATTCATTTAAACGATAGCCATGCATCTGTGCAATTTTCCTCAATACTATGCCATGTTCTTTACTTCCGGTAAAATATAATGATGCTGAGCCAAAACTATCTTCAGGAACGACCAGTAAATCTACATCCGTTCCGTTATTTAATCTCACAAAAGCTTTTGATGTTCCTTGACTTAAAACTTCATCTATGTTAGGCATTTTCGTAAAATAATTAATTACTTCTGCAGGATATCTTGATACAACCAAAATATCAATATCTCCTATTGTTTCTTTCATTCTTCTAAAAGAACCAACCACAATAATTTTTGTAATTTTCTTTTGATCAACCAAATAGTCTTCAATTTGAGCAACTAATGGATATAGGTCCCCTAGCAATGATCTTGATTTTCCTTTACGATGGGATTCAATTTTCTTGAGAAGATTGCTCTCTTTCTTTTGAGAAAACCCGGGAATAGTCCGTAATTTTTCCTCTTTTATTAAATTCTCTAAATCTTTTATATTCTTAACTGGCACTCTATCCATTATCGTTCTCAACGTCTTGGGTCCTATCCCTTCTAATCCTAAAAATTCGTCGATTTCAATGGGATATTTTATTCTTAATTTTTCATAATACTCTATTTTTCCTGTATTTAGAAATTCTTCAATTTTGGATGATATTGCCTTACCAATCATAGGAATTTGTAATAGGCCCTTCAAACCACTTTCTTTGTATATTTTTTCTATGGGGACAGGCAAATTTTCAATTTGGTCCGCCGCTTTCAGGTATGCTCTGTTCTTAAAATTTATACTTTCGTCCTCTTTGTTCGAATCCATTTCAACTAAGAATGCGATCTTGCGAAGGACTTTTGCGACCTCTGCATTGGATATTGTCACTTTATGAATTATGGGCTGCTGTCTTAAATTTCTGGTCTATACTTTTAGTCGTCTAACCAATCAACATATCCGAAAATTTAATCAAAGTATCTTGAGCTCATGAATAATTTATGTTAGGTTTTGGTTAGGATATAATACATACCCAGCCTTGCCTAATTTTCTATATCTTAATATGTAATACGTTAATTCTGTATAAAGGGTTCTAATAGCTATTCTCAAGTCCTAAAATTCGACGGCTAATTTTTGTCCATACTGAAAAATAGCCTTCCAAATGTTATCAGGATTTTTGCTTTATTATGTAGGATGTTTTTGTATTGCGATTAGTAAGTTTTACTTGAAAGATTCGATAAGTAAAAGGCTTTTGTATGTCTCCCGGTGTTAAAGGTATCAGCGATATATAAGAACCCAAAAGTTTAATGAATGAAACTTAAGGAATTATATCAAAATAATGCCACTTAATATGAATAACTGATTAAAAAGAACGCTAACTAGGTCTTGAAAT
Coding sequences:
- a CDS encoding helix-hairpin-helix domain-containing protein — translated: MTISNAEVAKVLRKIAFLVEMDSNKEDESINFKNRAYLKAADQIENLPVPIEKIYKESGLKGLLQIPMIGKAISSKIEEFLNTGKIEYYEKLRIKYPIEIDEFLGLEGIGPKTLRTIMDRVPVKNIKDLENLIKEEKLRTIPGFSQKKESNLLKKIESHRKGKSRSLLGDLYPLVAQIEDYLVDQKKITKIIVVGSFRRMKETIGDIDILVVSRYPAEVINYFTKMPNIDEVLSQGTSKAFVRLNNGTDVDLLVVPEDSFGSASLYFTGSKEHGIVLRKIAQMHGYRLNEWGLFDNSTGQKLAGESESEIYNRLDLEWIPPEMRENQGEIQMAKKGSKIWQQKIQNLISYESLKGDLQVHSSNTDGQLSVEEMAFYARTIFGLDYIAITDHTKSLSIARGLDEHQLLDQSNEISEINDRIKSGEFFSQENRPNITKHLNKYLKESNAKNSKNSRNKINGTFKILTAAEVNILKDGSLDISNNVLDKLDIVGAAIHSNFNLSEDIQTERLIKAAQNPSVDIIFHPTGRIINKREGYPINISKLLSIALETDTILEIDAHYNRLDLKDEHIRMAIEKGVKLVIDSDAHHPLHYTFLKFGIAQARRGWAERGDILNTLSANDLLKNLK
- a CDS encoding Nre family DNA repair protein — its product is MSSRSSSEIKERIRQNWNNLLKEKLSKVTENLTGRSPPSVFVGSYLYPKVNIGPLVSTTSGDIKILDHPEKWAGRKLEDLINYRLSLIRGTILTSAFLDINNNRQTELLQELAMANKSIEVEVTFDKKPSLKFEEMNNLSVTDSDAIQFGFASQIKNLKIPTGISVNKKIEKAYYDKDLSAHEAVNRLYNEGIEISNLSKVFSVGVLGSRKRRKIVPTKWSITAIDQIISANLIGRLTDYSSIDSFLLFRYIHLANNFAVILIPDHIWNFEMNEAWFNSDGKVDIESDTEISGLLKNYPKICGSYFAARLAVTEYLNQHRKKASAIVLREIYPEYVLPVGVWQIREGIRMAMKRKGEIFDNLDEALGHACTNMKLSKKEWISKSVFIQSIRYQKRISEYVF
- a CDS encoding MFS transporter; the protein is MSFFKQVFSLPVFSIVLARIFYAVNWFNISSIFYLILIDFNQDVSMLGLITSGFLIGIGLFQIPAGILAAKYDPRLIIVFGTMLLSISSLLSGLVTEIYQMVFLRFLVGVGMAFFFGPSVILISKYLGKGSDGLGIGILNSAHSLGGIIGIFGWIVIAEITGWRTSLLVSGILGIISGMLLYYTIFSKDGRSGVFKNERGENVQGHTLPGPKIRLEKNSVGNKPISEFQITFTSLRSLMLNKSLIIVALSLLGIQIGWNLISTFIVLYLKFEFDATSMMAGIIGGLTLIVNVIFAPFFGKLYDLLSKTKWEMSDIVLLIICGTIISVNMILFSFSEMSILLPGIILIGIFASGGFVIPYTMARRIAVEKLKMPNYEILAVGFVNGLSLLGAFWVPFLFSLLVKTFNYSTAWIIGGLLTVAFIIPIIKLKY